The Daucus carota subsp. sativus chromosome 7, DH1 v3.0, whole genome shotgun sequence genome window below encodes:
- the LOC108194750 gene encoding uncharacterized protein LOC108194750: MNNIILQEDVSLVSDAKLCLVGRFLTKGVIDFQAMQQTLAALWRPGKGVHIRELDVNLFQFQFYHELDIKRVIEGSPWSFNRKVLIISRMQQGINPKCIPLNSIDLWVQIHDLQPGLMSEKIITEVGNEIGKYVCSCPTNFKGVWREYMRIRVTMDLSKPLKRRMKIRKSGKEWIWITFRYENVPTFCFICGLLGHSEKFCNQLFEKLENEIVKPYGIWMRAPLKRQTKLIGAKWLCNGGEDFQAYADAGESSKQQNPVKLADGVIQGAKISEVNEDINETERILDKMKDTGDNSATSNSNPLGGVDKGGKVV, translated from the coding sequence ATGAACAACATAATCCTACAAGAAGATGTTTCTTTAGTCAGTGATGCAAAGCTGTGTCTGGTGGGACGCTTTCTTACGAAAGGAGTAATCGATTTTCAGGCGATGCAACAAACATTAGCAGCGTTATGGAGACCAGGGAAGGGCGTACACATCAGAGAATTGGATGTTAATCTGTTCCAATTCCAGTTCTATCATGAACTCGATATAAAAAGGGTGATTGAAGGTAGTCCTTGGAGTTTCAACAGGAAGGTACTCATCATCTCACGGATGCAGCAAGGAATCAATCCCAAGTGTATCCCCCTAAACAGTATTGATCTATGGGTTCAAATTCACGACCTCCAGCCAGGGCTTATGTCAGAGAAAATAATTACAGAAGTGGGAAATGAAATTGGTAAGTATGTATGTTCATGTCCAACAAATTTCAAAGGAgtatggagggagtatatgcgAATTCGAGTTACAATGGACTTATCTAAACCTTTAAAACGCCGGATGAAGATTAGAAAGTCAGGGAAAGAATGGATTTGGATTACGTTTAGGTATGAAAACGTCCCTACCTTTTGTTTCATTTGCGGTTTATTGGGTCACTCTGAGAAGTTCTGTAATCAATTGTTTGAGAAACTAGAAAACGAAATTGTCAAGCCGTATGGCATATGGATGAGAGCTCCCTTGAAACGACAAACTAAGTTGATCGGAGCAAAGTGGCTGTGTAACGGAGGAGAGGATTTCCAGGCGTATGCGGACGCAGGGGAAAGTTCCAAACAACAGAATCCCGTAAAATTGGCTGATGGAGTAATTCAGGGAGCTAAAATCTCGGAAGTCAATGAAGACATAAATGAAACTGAAAGAATCCTGGATAAGATGAAAGATACTGGAGATAATTCAGCAacttcaaattcaaatccaTTGGGTGGTGTAGATAAAGGCGGGAAGGTGGTGTAG
- the LOC108193228 gene encoding small ribosomal subunit protein uS3y, with protein sequence MATQLSKKRKFVADGVFFAELNEVLTRELAEDGYSGVEVRVTPMRTEIIIRATRTQNVLGEKGRRIRELTSVVQKRFKFPENSVELYAEKVNNRGLCAIAQAESLRYKLLGGLAVRRACYGVLRFIMESGAKGCEVIVSGKLRAQRAKSMKFKDGYMISSGQPVKEYIDSAVRHVLLRQGVLGIKVKIMLAWDPKGKQGPMTPLPDLVTIHPPKEEEEYRQPIATAVLPTADIDLGPSPIPGQIPVV encoded by the exons ATGGCGACTCAATTGAGCAAGAAGAGAAAG TTCGTCGCTGACGGAGTTTTTTTCGCCGAATTGAACGAAGTGTTGACAAGAGAGCTAGCTGAGGATGGATACTCCGGTGTGGAGGTTAGGGTTACGCCGATGCGCACTGAGATTATCATCCGCGCTACTCGCACTCAAAATGTTCTAG GAGAGAAAGGAAGGAGAATCAGGGAGCTCACTTCTGTTGTACAGAAGAGGTTTAAGTTTCCTGAGAATAGCGTTGAGCTTTACGCTGAGAAGGTTAATAACAGGGGTCTCTGTGCTATTGCTCAGGCTGAGTCTCTCCGATACAAGCTTCTCGGAGGACTTGCTGTCCGCAg GGCCTGTTATGGTGTCCTGAGATTTATCATGGAGAGTGGAGCAAAGGGTTGTGAG GTCATTGTTAGTGGGAAGCTGAGGGCTCAGCGTGCTAAGTCCATGAAGTTCAAGGATGGTTACATGATCTCTTCCGGTCAGCCAGTGAAGGAGTACATTGACTCAGCTGTGAGACACGTACTTCTAAGACAG GGAGTCCTCGGTATCAAGGTCAAGATAATGCTTGCCTGGGATCCCAAAGGAAAGCAGGGTCCAATGACTCCTCTTCCCGACCTTGTGACTATTCATCCaccaaaagaggaagaagaatATCGTCAACCTATTGCTACTGCGGTGCTGCCCACAGCTGACATAGATCTGGGACCTTCACCCATTCCCGGGCAGATCCCAgtagtttaa